One window of candidate division WOR-3 bacterium genomic DNA carries:
- a CDS encoding biopolymer transporter ExbD, with amino-acid sequence MKIFKKKANTPEIPTASMADIAFLLLIFFMVTTVFANEVGLQIMLPEKEQEVKVKPENIQRIYVEEKGEMRLNGEPITQDRLVDEVKRILSENPNAIFSIKTHPLAQYQYMVNALDKLRLANAERYSLAPSSEE; translated from the coding sequence ATGAAAATTTTTAAGAAGAAGGCAAATACACCTGAAATCCCGACAGCTTCAATGGCTGATATAGCTTTTCTTTTGCTTATATTTTTTATGGTTACAACAGTATTTGCCAATGAAGTTGGTTTACAAATTATGCTTCCAGAAAAAGAGCAAGAAGTCAAGGTAAAGCCTGAGAATATTCAGCGAATTTATGTAGAAGAAAAAGGAGAAATGAGGCTTAATGGTGAACCTATAACTCAGGATCGCTTAGTTGATGAGGTAAAAAGAATTCTTTCAGAGAATCCAAACGCAATTTTTTCTATAAAGACACATCCTCTTGCTCAATATCAATATATGGTGAATGCTCTTGATAAACTTAGATTGGCGAATGCTGAAAGATATTCTTTAGCACCTTCT